A region of Streptomyces cinnamoneus DNA encodes the following proteins:
- a CDS encoding MFS transporter: MTTVGPARAGQPQPQPGEPGGEDDGARSADTAGRGAAPARTLTQGRPGWRRPSWALKPDHRRRGRLAVLTGTVPVTLLVAAVLHLVWVLVFANSGGDLAAQDAWAEFALQHPSSAYNLAWYGGMHPVSYSVISPYLMALLGVRSTMMVAGTVSAGLIALLLIRSRAVKRPLWPSLYGAFALTCNAISGRVTFGLGMMFGLAALAAVFAWPVRWRRERRFRWGRAVLAAVMAGLATASSPVAGLFVGVVAAALWLSRRRPAAYALGLTPVLVVALSAWLFPFSGQQPMDFVQAVLPLVSGIFGLLVPRSWRTVRMVAALYTLGVLLVWLIPSQIGTNISRLGMVFGGVVLVAALTGMERPKNWSEVTAAVRAVGSPKKIKEWWAAGDGGPGGAVRLWTVTALALVTVTAWQTATSVGDIVHTTPAASWARELAPLVDRLQRVDAARGRVEVVPARSHREASALAPYVNLARGWNRQADRERNPLFYEDGLLTPDSYRAWLSRWAVHYVVLPTDEPDKAAVGEAKLVGQGQPYLREVWSDDHWRLYQVKDPTPLAEPPAVVDHVDADRLTVTVREAGVVRVRIPYSPWLALVDEKGKPVQPPKAGAHGEPPVNVHGCLTKLVQPQTEDEPEDDWTLLRAPRAGTYRIASPYKLPRGTGCPDDLAR; encoded by the coding sequence GTGACCACCGTGGGGCCGGCGCGGGCCGGACAGCCGCAACCGCAGCCTGGAGAGCCGGGCGGCGAGGACGACGGCGCCAGGTCCGCCGATACGGCCGGGCGAGGCGCCGCGCCCGCGCGCACCCTGACGCAGGGCAGACCCGGATGGCGGCGCCCCTCCTGGGCGCTCAAGCCGGACCACCGGCGCCGCGGCCGGCTGGCGGTGCTGACCGGGACGGTCCCGGTCACCCTCCTCGTGGCGGCCGTGCTGCACCTGGTGTGGGTGCTGGTCTTCGCCAACAGCGGCGGTGACCTGGCGGCCCAGGACGCGTGGGCGGAGTTCGCGCTCCAGCACCCGTCCTCCGCGTACAACCTCGCCTGGTACGGCGGCATGCACCCGGTCTCGTACAGCGTGATCTCGCCGTACCTGATGGCCCTGCTGGGCGTGCGCAGCACGATGATGGTCGCGGGCACGGTCTCCGCCGGGCTGATCGCCCTGCTGCTGATCCGCAGCCGGGCCGTGAAGCGGCCGCTGTGGCCGTCCCTCTACGGCGCCTTCGCGCTGACCTGCAACGCCATCTCGGGCCGGGTGACGTTCGGGCTCGGCATGATGTTCGGGCTGGCGGCCCTGGCCGCGGTCTTCGCCTGGCCGGTGAGGTGGCGCAGGGAGCGCCGCTTCCGCTGGGGGCGTGCGGTGCTGGCCGCCGTGATGGCGGGCCTGGCGACGGCCTCCAGCCCCGTGGCGGGCCTGTTCGTGGGCGTCGTGGCGGCGGCCCTGTGGCTGAGCCGGCGCCGGCCGGCCGCCTACGCGCTGGGGCTGACCCCGGTGCTCGTGGTGGCGCTGTCGGCGTGGCTGTTCCCCTTCTCCGGGCAGCAGCCGATGGACTTCGTCCAGGCGGTCCTGCCGCTGGTCTCCGGCATCTTCGGCCTGCTCGTGCCCCGCTCCTGGCGCACGGTGCGGATGGTCGCGGCGCTGTACACCCTGGGCGTGCTGCTGGTCTGGCTCATCCCCTCCCAGATCGGCACCAACATCTCCCGGCTCGGCATGGTCTTCGGCGGTGTGGTGCTCGTCGCCGCGCTGACCGGGATGGAGCGGCCCAAGAATTGGTCCGAGGTGACGGCGGCCGTCCGGGCGGTCGGCTCCCCCAAGAAGATCAAGGAGTGGTGGGCCGCCGGTGACGGCGGCCCGGGCGGTGCCGTCCGGCTCTGGACCGTCACCGCGCTCGCCCTGGTGACCGTCACGGCCTGGCAGACGGCCACCTCGGTCGGCGACATCGTGCACACCACGCCCGCCGCCTCCTGGGCGCGCGAGCTGGCGCCGCTGGTGGACCGGCTCCAGCGGGTGGACGCCGCCCGTGGCCGCGTCGAGGTCGTCCCCGCCCGCAGCCACCGCGAGGCCTCCGCCCTGGCCCCGTACGTGAACCTCGCCCGCGGCTGGAACCGGCAGGCCGACCGTGAGCGCAACCCCCTGTTCTACGAGGACGGCCTGCTCACCCCCGACAGCTACCGCGCCTGGCTCAGCCGCTGGGCCGTCCACTACGTGGTGCTGCCCACCGACGAGCCCGACAAGGCGGCCGTCGGCGAGGCCAAGCTGGTCGGGCAGGGACAGCCGTACCTGCGCGAGGTCTGGTCAGACGACCACTGGCGGCTGTACCAGGTGAAGGACCCGACGCCGCTGGCCGAGCCGCCGGCCGTGGTGGACCACGTGGACGCCGACCGGCTGACCGTCACCGTGCGGGAGGCGGGCGTGGTGCGCGTGCGCATCCCGTACTCGCCGTGGCTGGCCCTGGTCGACGAGAAGGGCAAGCCCGTCCAGCCGCCGAAGGCCGGCGCGCACGGCGAGCCGCCCGTCAACGTCCACGGCTGCCTGACCAAGCTGGTCCAGCCGCAGACGGAGGACGAGCCGGAGGACGACTGGACGCTGCTGCGCGCCCCGCGCGCCGGTACCTACCGGATCGCGTCGCCGTACAAGCTGCCGCGCGGCACGGGCTGCCCGGACGACCTGGCGCGCTAG